In a single window of the Mus musculus strain C57BL/6J chromosome 6, GRCm38.p6 C57BL/6J genome:
- the Bmp10 gene encoding bone morphogenetic protein 10 preproprotein has product MGSLVLPLSAVFCLVAHSASGSPIMGLEQSPLEEDMPFFDDIFTEQDGIDFNTLLQSMKNEFLKTLNLSDIPVQDTGRVDPPEYMLELYNKFATDRTSMPSANIIRSFKNEDLFSQPVTFNGLRKYPLLFNVSIPHHEEVVMAELRLYTLVQRDRMMYDGVDRKITIFEVLESADGSEEERSMLVLVSTEIYGTNSEWETFDVTDATRRWQKSGPSTHQLEIHIESRQNQAEDTGRGQLEIDMSAQNKHDPLLVVFSDDQSNDKEQKEELNELITHEQDLDLDSDAFFSGPDEEALLQMRSNMIDDSSARIRRNAKGNYCKKTPLYIDFKEIGWDSWIIAPPGYEAYECRGVCNYPLAEHLTPTKHAIIQALVHLKNSQKASKACCVPTKLDPISILYLDKGVVTYKFKYEGMAVSECGCR; this is encoded by the exons ATGGGGTCTCTGGTTCTGCCGCTGAGCGCCGTCTTCTGCCTGGTGGCTCACTCGGCTTCTGGCAGCCCCATTATGGGCCTTGAGCAGTCGCCCCTGGAAGAAGACATGCCCTTCTTTGATGATATCTTCACGGAGCAAGATGGTATTGACTTCAACACACTGCTGCAGAGCATGAAGAACGAGTTTCTCAAGACGCTGAACTTGTCGGACATTCCTGTGCAGGACACGGGCAGAGTGGATCCACCAGAGTACATGCTGGAGCTCTACAACAAATTCGCCACAGACCGGACCTCCATGCCGTCTGCTAACATCATCCGGAGCTTCAAGAACGAAG atctGTTTTCTCAACCAGTCACTTTTAATGGGCTCCGGAAATATCCTCTCCTCTTCAATGTGTCTATCCCTCACCATGAAGAGGTCGTCATGGCTGAACTGCGGTTGTACACGCTGGTGCAGAGAGATCGCATGATGTATGATGGCGTGGACCGTAAAATTACCATTTTTGAGGTACTAGAGAGTGCAGACGGTAGCGAGGAGGAGAGGAGCATGCTGGTCTTAGTATCAACAGAGATCTACGGAACCAACAGTGAGTGGGAGACATTTGACGTCACAGATGCCACCAGACGTTGGCAAAAGTCAGGCCCATCAACCCATCAGCTGGAGATCCACATAGAAAGCAGACAAAACCAAGCTGAGGACACCGGAAGGGGACAACTGGAAATAGATATGAGTGCCCAAAATAAGCATGACCCTTTGCTGGTTGTGTTTTCTGATGACCAAAGCAATGACAAGGAGCAGAAAGAAGAACTGAACGAATTGATCACCCATGAGCAGGATCTGGACCTGGACTCAGATGCTTTCTTCAGTGGGCCCGATGAAGAGGCTCTGCTGCAGATGAGGTCGAACATGATTGATGATTCGTCCGCTCGGATCAGGAGGAACGCCAAGGGGAACTACTGTAAGAAGACCCCACTATACATCGACTTCAAGGAGATTGGGTGGGACTCCTGGATCATCGCTCCTCCTGGGTATGAAGCCTATGAGTGCCGGGGTGTGTGTAACTACCCTCTGGCGGAGCACCTCACACCTACAAAACACGCAATTATTCAGGCCTTGGTCCACCTCAAGAATTCCCAGAAAGCTTCCAAAGCCTGCTGTGTGCCCACGAAGCTGGATCCCATCTCCATCCTCTATTTAGATAAAGGTGTCGTCACCTACAAGTTTAAATATGAAGGGATGGCTGTGTCTGAGTGTGGCTGTAGATAG